A genome region from Haloimpatiens massiliensis includes the following:
- a CDS encoding IS66 family transposase: METSGGGLSSYKEQILAFMYDFDIPFGNNLAQRDLHMAKVKQKISGTFRSSTGANAFTRIRGYVSTLRKQGKNALSCIESVFTVNAINPTLA; the protein is encoded by the coding sequence ATAGAGACCAGCGGCGGGGGATTAAGTAGCTATAAAGAACAAATACTTGCTTTCATGTATGACTTTGATATACCTTTTGGTAATAACTTAGCCCAACGTGATTTGCATATGGCTAAAGTAAAACAAAAGATTTCAGGAACATTCAGAAGTTCTACGGGAGCCAATGCTTTTACTAGGATTCGCGGATATGTATCTACTCTAAGGAAACAAGGCAAAAATGCTTTAAGTTGTATAGAATCAGTATTTACAGTAAATGCAATTAATCCAACTTTAGCCTGA
- a CDS encoding nucleoid-associated protein, whose protein sequence is MEYVNDIAINEGIIHVLDNNGDEPLLNERVLTINDEIYEFLLKHVQKVFKDEELKYASFKQNRNVIKDLSQEYLKGENSLLEVSKELANQMFSLMKSNGNIPSCDLIVVSISTEYGPMLGILKMDYIKNYSHKVEFKDGKFDIDIVAQLTGLPTSGQKIQKAAFIKLLNEDNEVDLMVLDKQKKTKDKEEYGSNYFINNYLGCFIINNERDMTKNFLNAAEKWTRNNLSENADVAEKVRTTIKKRVKNGDVVDVNAISDELFLEPEVRENFKGFVKELGVEDEIKVDKQWVEKKLKRVRLKIDKDIDLYINEETYGDDSRFEIQRNGDGTINMVIKFVKNYIEK, encoded by the coding sequence ATGGAATACGTAAATGATATAGCTATAAATGAAGGCATAATACATGTATTGGATAACAATGGAGATGAGCCATTATTAAATGAACGTGTGTTAACTATAAATGATGAAATATATGAATTTCTATTAAAGCATGTTCAAAAGGTATTTAAGGATGAAGAGTTAAAATATGCTTCTTTTAAACAAAATAGAAATGTTATAAAAGATTTGTCCCAGGAATATTTAAAAGGGGAGAATAGTCTTTTAGAGGTTTCAAAGGAATTAGCTAATCAAATGTTTTCTCTTATGAAATCTAATGGAAATATACCTTCTTGTGATCTTATTGTAGTGAGTATATCCACAGAATATGGACCTATGCTAGGTATTCTTAAAATGGACTATATAAAAAATTATTCCCATAAGGTAGAGTTTAAGGATGGAAAATTTGATATAGATATAGTAGCTCAGCTTACAGGACTTCCAACCAGTGGTCAAAAAATTCAAAAGGCTGCTTTTATAAAATTATTGAATGAGGATAATGAAGTAGATTTAATGGTTTTGGATAAACAGAAAAAGACCAAGGATAAAGAAGAGTATGGCTCTAATTACTTTATAAATAATTATTTAGGCTGCTTTATAATAAATAATGAAAGGGATATGACAAAAAATTTTTTGAATGCTGCGGAAAAATGGACTAGAAATAATTTAAGTGAAAATGCAGATGTAGCTGAAAAAGTGAGAACTACCATAAAAAAAAGGGTAAAAAACGGAGATGTGGTAGATGTAAATGCCATAAGTGATGAATTATTTCTAGAACCAGAAGTTAGAGAAAACTTCAAGGGATTTGTAAAAGAATTAGGTGTAGAAGATGAAATAAAAGTTGATAAACAGTGGGTAGAAAAAAAATTAAAAAGGGTTAGACTTAAAATAGATAAGGATATAGATTTATATATTAATGAAGAAACATATGGAGATGATAGCAGGTTTGAAATCCAAAGAAATGGAGATGGAACTATAAATATGGTAATAAAATTTGTTAAAAACTATATTGAAAAATAA
- the truA gene encoding tRNA pseudouridine(38-40) synthase TruA, translating into MKNIKLTIQYDGTKYQGWQRLGSTCNTIQEKMESILNLFTKEKVELICSGRTDAGVHAENAIANFKTNCTASTEDIFHYCNTYMPKDIVVKKVEEVDENFHSRYNAKAKIYTYKICNNVFHDVFTRKYSYHIPTKLNINKMREGASFLIGEHDFKSFTALKSKKKSTVRKIYSIDIMEVDGNIDMIFHGNGFLYKMVRILSGTLIEIGLGNISPNSIPDLLSLKDRSESGPTAPAHGLFLTRVIY; encoded by the coding sequence ATGAAAAACATAAAATTAACCATTCAATATGATGGAACTAAATATCAAGGTTGGCAGAGACTTGGAAGTACCTGCAATACCATACAAGAAAAGATGGAAAGCATTCTAAATTTATTTACTAAAGAAAAAGTAGAACTTATATGCTCAGGGAGAACCGATGCAGGAGTGCATGCAGAAAATGCCATAGCAAACTTTAAAACAAATTGCACCGCCTCCACAGAAGATATTTTTCACTATTGCAATACATATATGCCAAAGGACATAGTAGTAAAAAAAGTGGAAGAAGTAGATGAAAACTTTCATTCTAGGTATAATGCAAAGGCAAAAATATATACATATAAAATATGCAATAATGTATTTCATGATGTATTTACAAGAAAGTATTCTTATCATATTCCTACTAAATTAAACATTAATAAAATGAGAGAAGGAGCTTCTTTTTTAATAGGTGAGCATGATTTTAAATCTTTTACAGCACTAAAATCTAAAAAGAAATCTACTGTTAGAAAGATTTATTCCATTGACATAATGGAGGTAGATGGAAATATAGATATGATTTTTCATGGAAATGGCTTTCTATACAAAATGGTTAGGATACTATCTGGCACACTTATAGAAATAGGTCTTGGAAACATATCCCCTAATTCCATACCTGATTTATTATCCCTAAAAGACCGCAGCGAGTCTGGCCCTACAGCCCCAGCTCATGGACTTTTTTTAACTAGGGTAATTTATTAA
- a CDS encoding spore coat protein encodes MTNQPSFTEQELMQDILATEKQVISAYSTGITESSCPNLRNVLVDNFSRTQDIQYKVYDAMRQKGWYPTKDAQDNEVQQAKSKSTTMMNSLK; translated from the coding sequence ATGACAAATCAACCATCATTTACAGAGCAAGAATTAATGCAAGATATACTTGCTACAGAAAAGCAAGTTATATCAGCTTATAGTACTGGAATAACTGAATCCTCATGCCCAAATTTAAGAAATGTATTAGTAGACAATTTTAGTCGTACACAAGATATTCAATATAAAGTTTACGATGCTATGAGACAAAAAGGCTGGTATCCAACTAAAGATGCTCAAGATAATGAAGTTCAACAAGCTAAAAGTAAATCTACTACAATGATGAATTCCTTAAAATAG
- a CDS encoding class IV adenylate cyclase has protein sequence MKEMEIRIINIDVDTMRNKLLSLGCAKVKEENQTNLIYDFPDKKLLNNKGYARIRIVEDLIKNKTTNYMTVKKLLSCEKYKIMEEHETEILSSEDGKNILESLGLCLIQGIKKYRESYKFKDTLIEIDINQKDFCPFPYIEIESCYENQLKEVVSLLGYTMEDTTSKTIYEILKDKGVTKGL, from the coding sequence TTGAAAGAAATGGAAATTAGAATTATAAATATAGATGTAGATACTATGCGAAATAAATTACTCTCTTTAGGTTGCGCTAAAGTAAAAGAAGAAAATCAAACAAATTTAATCTATGATTTCCCAGATAAAAAACTTTTAAATAATAAAGGTTATGCTAGAATAAGAATTGTAGAGGATTTAATAAAAAATAAAACTACAAATTATATGACAGTAAAAAAGTTATTAAGTTGCGAAAAATACAAAATAATGGAAGAGCATGAAACAGAAATTTTAAGTAGTGAGGATGGCAAAAATATTTTAGAATCCCTTGGCTTATGCTTAATACAAGGAATTAAAAAATATAGAGAAAGCTATAAATTTAAAGATACCCTTATTGAAATAGATATCAATCAAAAGGATTTTTGTCCCTTTCCATATATTGAAATTGAAAGCTGCTATGAAAATCAGCTAAAGGAAGTAGTGTCACTTTTAGGTTATACCATGGAAGATACTACTTCAAAAACCATATATGAAATATTAAAAGATAAAGGAGTTACAAAAGGATTATAA
- a CDS encoding DUF5685 family protein — protein sequence MFGYVTPCIPELKVKEYYKFKSYYCGLCKSIKTNYGNLPRFSLNYDMTFLAILIHSLSNNDGSFKKCFCPVHPLKKNLIMENNPELDYASFCNVILFYYKLLDDFNDDKSIKSKILSGFLTPYLKNLPRELQNVQAAIEIKLKNLYVMENSINKYNLDEYSHNFADLTGFLLSNYFSGENFQDNLYWLGYNLGKWIYIIDAFDDLEDDMKKHKFNPINNYLNTEQKSFIDFSQEIEGRIDFTLVSCANNCLMHMGKLPINKNKTLLENILMFGLMEKMDKVFKRSDVNYEQSL from the coding sequence ATGTTTGGATATGTTACTCCCTGCATTCCAGAGTTAAAGGTTAAAGAATATTATAAATTCAAATCTTACTACTGTGGATTGTGTAAAAGTATTAAAACTAACTATGGAAATTTACCTAGATTTTCTTTAAATTATGATATGACATTTTTAGCTATACTTATTCATTCTTTAAGTAATAATGATGGTTCTTTTAAGAAATGCTTTTGTCCTGTACATCCTTTAAAGAAAAACTTAATAATGGAAAATAACCCCGAATTAGATTATGCTTCTTTTTGCAATGTGATTTTGTTCTATTATAAGCTTTTAGACGATTTTAATGATGATAAAAGTATAAAAAGTAAAATACTCAGTGGTTTTTTAACTCCTTATTTAAAGAACCTGCCCAGAGAGCTTCAAAATGTACAAGCTGCTATTGAAATTAAATTAAAAAATCTTTATGTTATGGAAAATTCCATAAATAAATATAATTTAGATGAGTACTCTCATAATTTTGCTGACCTTACAGGATTCCTTTTAAGTAATTATTTTTCTGGAGAAAACTTTCAGGATAATTTATATTGGTTGGGATATAATTTAGGAAAATGGATATATATAATCGATGCTTTTGATGATTTAGAAGATGATATGAAAAAACATAAATTTAATCCTATAAATAACTATTTAAATACAGAACAAAAATCTTTTATAGATTTTTCCCAAGAAATTGAAGGAAGGATAGATTTTACATTAGTTTCTTGCGCCAATAATTGCCTCATGCACATGGGAAAATTACCTATAAATAAAAATAAAACCTTACTAGAAAATATACTTATGTTTGGCTTAATGGAAAAAATGGATAAAGTTTTTAAAAGGAGTGACGTTAACTATGAGCAATCCCTATGA
- a CDS encoding DnaJ domain-containing protein — protein MSNPYEVLGISENSSLDDIKRSYRELAKKYHPDQYENNPLRELAETKMREINEAYDYLIKNHNNGRNNNNYSSNNSYSSNSDYSDNMAYQYIRMDIQNNNLREAEAKLNRVMNRNAEWNYLMGVLYMKKGWYDQGLTHLTNAYNLEPNNAEYRDAYNQIQRMNNSYRQNYRTRNNSDNDMCRLCFGLWCADSCCECCGGDLISCC, from the coding sequence ATGAGCAATCCCTATGAAGTTTTAGGAATAAGTGAAAATTCTTCTTTAGATGATATTAAAAGATCCTATAGAGAGTTAGCTAAAAAATATCATCCAGATCAATATGAAAATAATCCTTTAAGAGAATTAGCAGAAACTAAAATGAGAGAAATTAATGAAGCCTATGATTATTTAATAAAAAATCATAACAATGGACGTAACAATAATAATTATAGTAGTAACAATAGCTATAGTAGTAATAGTGATTATTCCGACAATATGGCATATCAGTACATAAGAATGGATATTCAAAATAATAACTTAAGAGAAGCAGAAGCTAAACTAAACAGAGTTATGAATAGAAATGCAGAATGGAATTACTTAATGGGTGTGCTTTATATGAAAAAAGGATGGTATGACCAAGGCTTAACACATTTAACTAATGCTTATAATTTAGAACCTAATAACGCCGAATACAGAGATGCTTACAATCAAATACAAAGGATGAATAATTCTTATAGGCAAAATTATAGAACTAGAAATAATTCTGATAATGACATGTGCAGATTATGTTTTGGACTTTGGTGTGCTGACTCATGTTGTGAGTGCTGTGGAGGAGATTTAATTTCTTGTTGTTAG
- the leuS gene encoding leucine--tRNA ligase, translated as MSDYGTNIDQKWQKKWEESGLYNFHDNSDKPKLYTLEMFSYPSGSKLHAGHWFNYGPVDSWARMKRMQGYNVFQPMGFDAFGLPAENYAIKTGIHPKDSTDKNIETMETQLRAMGAMFNWDHEVVTCKPDYYKWTQWVFLKLYEKGLAYRKKAPVNWCPSCNTVLANEQVVDGCCERCDTEVTKKDLTQWFLKITDYAEELLEKLDELDWPEKTKAMQKHWIGKSTGAEVTFKVKDSSISFDVFTTRADTLFGVSYVVLAPESPLVDELTKDEYKESVEDYKIAAKKQSEIERQSITREKTGVFTGSYAINPVNGKEVPVWVGDYVLATYGTGAVMAVPAHDDRDFAFATKYNLPIVKVIEGGKELPFTQYGTLVNSEEFNGLKSQEAKEAIVKKLESINCGCGKTNYRLRDWLVSRQRYWGAPIPIVYCDKCGTVAIPEDKLPVELPYNVEFAPDGKSPLTKCDEFINTTCPVCGGPAKREADTLDTFVCSSWYFLRYVDNNNSSKAFDSEKVNKMLPVDMYVGGPEHACMHLLYARFVTKALRDMGYINFDEPFKALRHQGLILGPDGQKMSKSKGNTISPDEYIKEFGSDVFRMYLMFGFAYEEGGAWSDEGIKAVSKFIDRIERTLESSIDRMNSKKKIKNSIDKGEKELNYARHYAIKNVSEDAEKLQFNTSIARLMEFNTSLSKYCNEEVINPDFLKETVIDFIKLLAPFAPHFAEEQWSLIGMDFSVFNHSWPIFNSKALIKDEIEIAIQINGKIKSKINISSNLDEESIKEAALSDEKIKENLEGKELKKVIVIKGRLVNIVAK; from the coding sequence ATGAGCGACTATGGAACAAATATAGACCAAAAATGGCAAAAGAAATGGGAGGAATCCGGCCTCTATAATTTTCATGATAATAGTGATAAGCCTAAATTATATACATTAGAAATGTTTTCCTATCCTTCTGGAAGTAAACTTCATGCTGGTCACTGGTTCAACTATGGTCCCGTAGATTCTTGGGCTAGAATGAAAAGAATGCAGGGATATAACGTATTTCAACCTATGGGATTTGACGCTTTTGGACTTCCTGCTGAAAACTACGCTATAAAAACTGGAATTCATCCAAAAGACTCTACAGATAAAAATATAGAAACTATGGAAACACAATTAAGAGCTATGGGTGCTATGTTTAACTGGGATCATGAAGTGGTAACTTGTAAACCTGATTACTACAAATGGACTCAATGGGTTTTCTTAAAACTTTACGAAAAAGGATTAGCCTATAGGAAAAAGGCGCCTGTAAACTGGTGTCCTAGTTGTAACACAGTTTTAGCTAATGAGCAAGTAGTAGATGGTTGCTGTGAAAGATGCGATACAGAGGTTACTAAAAAGGATTTAACTCAATGGTTCCTTAAAATAACTGACTATGCAGAAGAACTTTTAGAAAAACTAGATGAACTAGATTGGCCTGAAAAGACTAAGGCTATGCAAAAACATTGGATTGGAAAATCCACTGGTGCAGAAGTTACCTTTAAAGTAAAAGACAGCTCCATATCTTTCGATGTATTTACTACTAGAGCTGACACCTTATTTGGAGTTTCTTATGTAGTTTTAGCGCCTGAAAGTCCTTTAGTAGATGAATTAACTAAAGATGAATATAAAGAATCCGTAGAAGACTATAAAATTGCAGCTAAAAAACAATCTGAAATAGAAAGACAATCTATAACAAGAGAAAAAACTGGTGTATTTACTGGTTCTTATGCTATAAACCCTGTTAACGGCAAGGAAGTACCTGTTTGGGTTGGAGATTATGTACTTGCAACTTATGGTACTGGAGCAGTTATGGCAGTGCCCGCTCATGATGATAGAGACTTCGCCTTTGCTACAAAATATAATCTTCCAATAGTTAAGGTTATAGAGGGCGGAAAAGAACTTCCTTTCACCCAATATGGGACTCTCGTAAACAGCGAGGAATTTAACGGTCTTAAATCACAAGAAGCAAAAGAAGCTATAGTTAAAAAACTTGAATCCATAAACTGTGGATGTGGAAAAACTAATTATAGACTTAGAGATTGGCTTGTATCAAGACAAAGATATTGGGGTGCTCCTATTCCTATAGTATATTGTGATAAATGTGGAACTGTAGCAATACCAGAAGATAAACTTCCTGTAGAGCTTCCATACAATGTGGAATTTGCTCCTGATGGGAAATCACCATTAACTAAATGCGATGAATTTATCAACACAACTTGTCCTGTATGTGGAGGCCCTGCAAAACGTGAAGCAGATACTTTAGATACTTTTGTTTGCTCCTCATGGTACTTCCTAAGATACGTGGACAACAACAACTCATCAAAGGCTTTTGATAGCGAAAAAGTTAATAAAATGCTACCAGTTGACATGTATGTAGGAGGTCCTGAACATGCTTGTATGCACCTTCTATATGCTAGATTTGTAACCAAAGCTCTTAGAGACATGGGATATATCAATTTTGATGAACCTTTCAAGGCTTTAAGACATCAAGGACTTATTCTTGGACCTGATGGACAAAAAATGAGTAAATCTAAAGGAAATACCATATCTCCTGATGAATATATAAAAGAGTTTGGTTCAGATGTATTTAGAATGTACTTGATGTTTGGATTTGCTTATGAAGAAGGCGGAGCATGGAGCGATGAAGGTATAAAGGCTGTATCTAAATTTATAGATAGAATAGAAAGAACTCTTGAAAGCTCTATAGATAGAATGAATTCAAAGAAAAAAATTAAAAACTCTATAGATAAAGGAGAAAAGGAACTTAACTATGCAAGACATTATGCTATAAAAAATGTGTCTGAGGATGCTGAAAAGCTTCAATTTAACACATCTATAGCAAGACTTATGGAATTCAATACTTCTCTATCAAAGTACTGCAATGAAGAAGTTATAAACCCTGATTTCTTAAAAGAAACAGTAATAGATTTTATAAAATTACTTGCTCCTTTCGCACCACACTTTGCAGAAGAACAATGGTCACTAATAGGAATGGATTTCTCCGTATTTAACCATTCATGGCCAATATTTAACTCAAAAGCTCTAATTAAGGATGAAATAGAAATAGCTATTCAAATAAATGGCAAAATAAAATCTAAAATAAATATCTCTTCTAACTTAGATGAAGAAAGCATAAAAGAAGCTGCTTTAAGCGATGAAAAAATAAAAGAAAACCTAGAAGGAAAAGAACTTAAAAAAGTTATTGTAATAAAAGGAAGGCTTGTAAATATAGTTGCAAAGTAG
- a CDS encoding GTP pyrophosphokinase, whose protein sequence is MAIIQWSGFLIPYFQAVEELKVKFRSVRREYRKRNEYSPIEFVTGRVKEISSILEKANKFNIPLERIEYEMEDIAGIRIMCQFVDDIEKVVELVRSRKDMEIVYEKDYVTNVKQSGYRSHHVIIKYPVNMAEGQKIILAELQIRTLAMNFWATIEHSLNYKYKHDIPDDVKVKLKSAADAAFNLDEEMSKIKEEIKDAQRLFEVKSSIVSDVMNNILVLTSIGKVSEANLYRKQLDRLIEKGEVYELNELLNLTQKIVDRYK, encoded by the coding sequence ATGGCGATAATACAATGGAGTGGATTCTTAATACCATATTTTCAAGCAGTTGAGGAACTGAAAGTTAAATTTAGGAGTGTAAGAAGAGAGTATAGAAAAAGGAACGAGTATTCTCCTATTGAATTTGTAACAGGGAGGGTAAAAGAAATATCCAGTATACTTGAGAAAGCTAATAAATTTAATATACCGCTAGAGAGAATAGAATATGAGATGGAAGATATAGCTGGCATAAGGATAATGTGTCAATTTGTAGACGATATAGAAAAGGTTGTGGAACTAGTAAGAAGTAGAAAAGATATGGAGATTGTTTATGAGAAGGACTATGTTACTAATGTAAAGCAAAGTGGATATAGAAGTCATCATGTGATAATTAAGTATCCTGTAAATATGGCCGAAGGTCAGAAAATTATATTAGCAGAGCTTCAAATAAGAACCTTAGCCATGAATTTTTGGGCTACTATAGAGCACTCATTGAATTACAAATATAAACATGATATACCAGATGATGTAAAAGTAAAATTAAAGAGTGCAGCAGATGCAGCTTTTAATTTAGATGAGGAAATGTCTAAAATAAAAGAAGAGATAAAGGATGCACAAAGACTTTTTGAAGTAAAATCTAGTATAGTATCAGATGTAATGAATAATATATTGGTTTTAACATCCATAGGTAAAGTAAGTGAGGCTAATTTATATAGAAAGCAATTGGATAGGCTTATAGAAAAAGGAGAAGTATACGAGTTAAATGAACTTTTAAATTTAACTCAGAAAATAGTTGATAGATATAAATAA